The segment ATGGTACCGCGTGGCCAACCTTCGGCCGCGTCTGCTGTCGGCCGTCAAGGTACGACGTCAGGAGTTTCGCGGGCAGTTGTGGCATGTCCTGGAGAACCCGACGAACAACCAGTTTGCCCGCCTCGATGAGAGTGCCTATCGATTCGTCGGCGCCCTCGACGGCCGGCGAACAGTAGCGGAGGTCTGGCAGTGGTGCAATGAGAACCTCGGTGATGCGGCGCCGACCCAGGGCGAGGTCATCCATCTGCTCGGTCAGCTCCATGCGATGAATCTGCTGTATGCCGACCTTCCACCCGACGCCGAGGGCCTGCTCCAGCGGTATCAACGCCGGGTTCGGCGCGAGGTGCTCGGGTATCTGAGCAACCTGCTGTTCATCCGGATCCCCCTGATCGATCCCGATCCGCTTCTGAATCGCTGGGTGGGCGTGGTCGGCTGGCTCTATACATGGGTCGGGTTCCTCTTGTGGCTCGGCCTGATCGCCACGGGCCTGTACTTCGTGATCGGCAACTTCGGCGAGCTGGTCGCGCAGAGCGCCGACGTGCTGGACCCGAGCAACCTGATTCTTCTGTACCTGACCTTTGTGGTACTCAAGGTCTGCCATGAGTTCAGCCACGCCTTCGCCTGCAAGAAGTTCGGTCGGCTCAATCGCAGTGCCGGCGAAGTGCACACGATGGGTGTGATGTTTTTGGTCTTCTTCCCGCTGCCCTATGTGGACGCCTCCAGTGCGTGGGCCTTTCGCGGCAAGTGGCAGCGGGCCGTGGTCGGAATGTCGGGCGTCCTGGCGGAGGTGGCTCTCGCGGCGGTCGCGGCCATCGTCTGGGCACGAACCTCAACGGGCACGGTTCACATCATCGCCTACAACGTCATCTTCGTCGCCAGTATCTCGACCCTGTTGTTCAACGGCAACCCGCTGCTGCGATTCGACGCCTACTATGTATTGAGCGATCTGGTCGAGATCCCCAACCTCGCCCAGCGGTCGAAGAACTACCTCTATTACCTCGTCAAACGGTACATCTGGGGCCTCAAGAGGATTCTCAACCCGGCGCACTCGATGGGCGAACGCGCGTGGTTTACCGTCTACGGTCCGGCCTCGACCGCCTACCGCGTCTTCATCAGTATCCGGATCCTTCTGTTCCTCAACGATCGATTGCCGGAGGAGCTGTTCCTGCTGGTTCCGTTGTTTGCATCGGCCGCAATCATCGGCTGGCTGATCGTGCCGCTGGGCCGGTTCGTCAAATACATGGCAACAGGTCCGGAGCTGGCTCGCAACCGCCGCCAGGCAGTCCTGTCCACCGTCGGCGGCCTGGCACTGACTCTGGGAATGCTCGGCCTGATTCGTATGCCGGATCACTACCGCATCGAAGGGGTCGTTGAACCGGCCGAGCTGGCGCTGGTTCACGCCCAGACCGATGGCTTTGTGACCGCCTATCTGGCATCGGAGTCCATCGCTTCGCCCGACGGTGCGCCGCTGGTCGAGGCCGTCAATCCGGATCTCGATGCCAGGAGAAAGAGCCTGTTGGCCGAACGCCGGGTCCTGGAGATCCGCCAGCGCCTGGCCGAACTCGAAGAGGTTGCCGCCGCCCAGATCCTGGCCCGACAGATCGCTGCGCTCGACGAGACCATTGCCAGAGTCGAGTCGGAATTGGAGGACCTGACGTTGCGAGCGCCCTTTGCCGGCGTCTGGGTCGCCCCCGAGATTGAACGGGCGATGGGAACGTATCTTCGGCGAGGTGAGAAGATCGGCTTCGTAGGGACCCTTGAGGCCCTGATTGTCCGCGCGACGGCCGGACAGAATGTCGCCGCCTTGATCGTCGAGCAGGCCGAACCTGAGGTACAAATGCGGGTCAAGGGCCGGCCTGATGCGACATTCACCGGGCGAATCGAAAAGGTGTTTCCCGCCGGCCACGACATCTTGCCGTCCGAGGCCCTGGGTTTTGGGGCCGGCGGCAGTATGGCCACCCGACCGGACCCGAGGCGGTACCAGGCCGCTGCCGAGCGATTCTTTGAGGTCCGCATCCGGCCGGCAGATGATACCTCCCTGCTGACCGGCCAACGGGTCGTGACGCGCATCCGCATGAAGGATAAGCCGATTCTGGCCCAGTGGTACGAGTCTGCCCGCAGGCTGTTCCAGAGGAGGTTTCGGATCTGAGATGGCAGGCGTACCCAGTGCAACCTGGCGGATGCTCGACCAAGGCCTTCCCGACAAGCCTTTGCCGCAGAGCCTCGATGCCCTCTGGCATGCCGGCACCGGCCTGCTCAAACGCTGTATTCCACAGCGACAGCGGATCCTGAGCCGTTCCGAAAGAGTTCTTGCCCTGGAGGACCATTTCGCTCAGATGACAGATCGCAAGCTCCGCGAGCAGGCCCAGGAGTTGCGTCAGGTCTTTCGCCTCGGCCGCGATAGCGCCCGCGATATCGAGCGGGCGTTCGCCCTGGTGCGCGAGGTTGCCGAGCGACAGGTCGGTGAGAAGCCCTTTCTCGTCCAGGTCGCCGGGGGCCTGGCCCTGGCGGCTGGCAGCATCGTCGAGATGGCGACCGGAGAAGGCAAGACGCTTACCGCCACCATGCCCGCAACGGTCGCAGGCTGGCGGGGCCGCGGTTGCCACATCATCACCGTCAACGACTACCTGGCCAAGCGGGACGCCGAATGGATGGGACGAATTTATCGCTTCTGCGGCCTGAACGTCGCGTACGTCGAACAGGGTATGGACCCCAAGGATCGGCGAAACGCCTACCAGGCCGATATCACCTATTGCACGAACAAGGAGGTGACCGCTGACTTCCTGCGGGATCGACTGCTGCTGGGCCGGCTGTGCAGAACCGGCTCAGCCTTGCTGGGCAAAATCGCCGGCGGCGGACGCTCCTCATTTGACCAGCTCGTCCAGCGAGGCCTCGCCTGTGCCATTGTCGATGAAGCCGATTCCGTGCTCGTCGATGAGGCGGTGACACCTCTGATCATTTCCGGACCGGCCCCGAATGCCGAGCAGACCAATGCCTTCGTATCGGCTGCCCGTGCCGCCGAGCACCTGCACGTGATGGACGACTACACCGTCAACGCCCGCTACCGCGAGATCGAATTGACGGCTGAGGGTCGCACCCGCCTGGCGGTGCTGGTTGCCGGCATGCCGGGCATCTGGCAAGGTGCCCGCCGCCGGGAGGAGATCGTCACCAAGGCTCTGGTCGCCAAGGAGTTCTACCTGCAGGACAAACACTACATCATCGACGACGGCAAGGTCGTGATCGTGGACGATTTCACCGGCCGGGTCATGCCCGACCGCTCCTGGCGGGACGGCCTGCATCAGGCGATCGAGGCCAAGGAGGGACTCGATGTCACGGCGCCCAAAGACACCTATGCCCGCATCAGCTTCCAACGGTTCTTTCGGCTCTACCGCCACCTGGCAGGCATGACCGGGACGGCACAGGAAGCGATCGGCGAGTTCTGGCAGATCTACAATCTGCCGGTAACCGTGATCCCTACAAACCGGCCGTGCATCCGGAAGATGCTGCCGGATATCGTCTTCGCACGGAAAAACGCCAAGTGGCAGCGGCTCGTCGAGGAGATCCAGCGGGTCCATCAGACGGGTCGGCCGGTCCTCATCGGCACACGCAGTGTCCATGATAGTGAGCATCTGAGCCGCCTGCTTGCGGCCGGGAAACTGGACCACCAGGTCCTCAACGCCGTCCGCCATCATGAGGAGGCCCAGATCGTCGCCGGCGCCGGCCAACCCGGCCGCATCACCGTCGCGACCAACATGGCCGGTCGAGGCACGGACATCAAGCTCGGTCGAGGGATCGCCGAACTTGGCGGTCTGCACGTCATCGCCGCCGAGCGCAACGAGTCCGGCCGGATCGACCGTCAACTCTTCGGCCGCTGCGCACGACAGGGTGATCCCGGCAGCGCACAGGCGATTGTCTCGCTGGAGGATGAGTTCGTCAGTCGATACGCTTCGACCCTCGCCGGGTGGCTCAGGAAACGATACGCCAACGATCCAAACGACATCGCCTGCGCCCCGACCCGCACCAGCTTCCGGCTCAGCCAGTACCGGGCCGAACGATTCGCCCTGCAGCAACGCAAGTCCGTCATGCGCTCCGACCACTGGCTCGATGAGAACCTCGGCTTTGCCGCCGAGGCTTAGAACGATGGCGACTGCCGCAAGATCTCCGGAATGCTGGGCGGCTTGACTTCGGTCGGGGGTCTGTCTACTTCCACCGATGTGTCTACAATCGAAGACAGCGAAAGGTCTATCTCGCGCAGATCGAGAACGGTTCCCGTCACCTGCGCCAACTGGGCTGAGGCGATCTTCAAACCGACCACAGCCGCCACCTCGGCCCGCTGCGCCTGCGCATAGGTTTCCTGGGCCTGCAGCTTGACCAGCAGGAATTCCGGGGTCAGCCGATCGCGGACTTCCTCGGATTCCTCCAGCGTCTCCAGATGGACCCTCGCCGCCTCGACTGCTGCACGCTGCACCTGGATCTCCTCGTAACTCGTTCGCACCTGCCGCATCCGCTCCTTGACCGCTGCCGCCACTTCGTCTGCGGTGCTGTGCAAAACCGAAATGGCCTTGCGCTTCTCCATCTGACGGCGCATCCACTCGGCATGTCGTTGGCGGTTGCCAAGCGGGTACTCCAACGTCAGACCGACCCCGTAGGAAGTGTAGTCCCAACCTTCCAGTTGATCGTGCGCATCGCGGCTGTTCTCGGCCAAACCCCTCGACCGCACAGAACCGACGAGATCCAGTCGTGGCATCTTCTGATTCTTGGCGACCGCAAGATTGATTTGGGCCACCTCGACACCAAACCGAGCCCGCTCGATCGATGGATTGCGTTGCACGGCGAGCGCCAGGGCACTTTCAGAAACCAAAGCCAATTCGGGCAATTCTTCCGGCGCCTGCGGCTCTGCCGCCGGAACGATACTCACATCACTTGTCAGATTGATCTGCGGATCGGCCATCAGGCGCGTCAAGAGGTCCTGCACATCGGTCACACGCTTGCGCATCTCAAGCAGCATCGCCTCTCGCGACTTGACGTAGGCCTCGGCCTGCTTGATCTGTACGTCGGTTGCGTCGATATCCCGTCGCCCCTCGACCTTGTGGAGCGATTCAAGGGTCTGATCGAGCAGGGCACGCTGGATCGCCAGATCTCGCCGGGCCTGGGCCAGACGCCAGTATGCGGCGATCACACCAGCCGAAACCTCCTCTGCCTTCTCGCGAAAGCCAAGCAGGGCCGCCTCATAGTTGAGCCTGGCGACATTCACACCGGCCAGATTGACCTGTTCCCAGGCATCCCGCAGCAGAGGCTGTCGCAGTTCAAAGATCAGCACCGGCTCATAGCGCGTCGGAAACGTGCGTCCAAACAGGTCGTCCCACACCCGCGCCAAGGCGTAGCTGGCCGACCATTCGGAGCCCAGGACGCTCCGTTGACGAACCCCGGACTCGAACATCCGGGTCTCGGCGCGACCGGGCTCGAAGATACTGTTCTGGGGACTGTCCTGCTCCTCATAGTTGAACCGGCTGAACGCCGTCGGGTCGAAGTCGGCGGTCGCCTGCGTCACGGCATATCGGGCGATCTCCGGATCGAAACTGACCACACGAATCTCAGGA is part of the Anaerobaca lacustris genome and harbors:
- a CDS encoding efflux RND transporter periplasmic adaptor subunit, producing the protein MSVDRPTFHEAWYRVANLRPRLLSAVKVRRQEFRGQLWHVLENPTNNQFARLDESAYRFVGALDGRRTVAEVWQWCNENLGDAAPTQGEVIHLLGQLHAMNLLYADLPPDAEGLLQRYQRRVRREVLGYLSNLLFIRIPLIDPDPLLNRWVGVVGWLYTWVGFLLWLGLIATGLYFVIGNFGELVAQSADVLDPSNLILLYLTFVVLKVCHEFSHAFACKKFGRLNRSAGEVHTMGVMFLVFFPLPYVDASSAWAFRGKWQRAVVGMSGVLAEVALAAVAAIVWARTSTGTVHIIAYNVIFVASISTLLFNGNPLLRFDAYYVLSDLVEIPNLAQRSKNYLYYLVKRYIWGLKRILNPAHSMGERAWFTVYGPASTAYRVFISIRILLFLNDRLPEELFLLVPLFASAAIIGWLIVPLGRFVKYMATGPELARNRRQAVLSTVGGLALTLGMLGLIRMPDHYRIEGVVEPAELALVHAQTDGFVTAYLASESIASPDGAPLVEAVNPDLDARRKSLLAERRVLEIRQRLAELEEVAAAQILARQIAALDETIARVESELEDLTLRAPFAGVWVAPEIERAMGTYLRRGEKIGFVGTLEALIVRATAGQNVAALIVEQAEPEVQMRVKGRPDATFTGRIEKVFPAGHDILPSEALGFGAGGSMATRPDPRRYQAAAERFFEVRIRPADDTSLLTGQRVVTRIRMKDKPILAQWYESARRLFQRRFRI
- a CDS encoding TolC family protein; protein product: MVTMYQRQLARQGPQQRLEDSELPDSEAPLALLTPVEPVDEPVVRLDIQIDPNTGERFVRLTVEEAIARTLANSPEIRVVSFDPEIARYAVTQATADFDPTAFSRFNYEEQDSPQNSIFEPGRAETRMFESGVRQRSVLGSEWSASYALARVWDDLFGRTFPTRYEPVLIFELRQPLLRDAWEQVNLAGVNVARLNYEAALLGFREKAEEVSAGVIAAYWRLAQARRDLAIQRALLDQTLESLHKVEGRRDIDATDVQIKQAEAYVKSREAMLLEMRKRVTDVQDLLTRLMADPQINLTSDVSIVPAAEPQAPEELPELALVSESALALAVQRNPSIERARFGVEVAQINLAVAKNQKMPRLDLVGSVRSRGLAENSRDAHDQLEGWDYTSYGVGLTLEYPLGNRQRHAEWMRRQMEKRKAISVLHSTADEVAAAVKERMRQVRTSYEEIQVQRAAVEAARVHLETLEESEEVRDRLTPEFLLVKLQAQETYAQAQRAEVAAVVGLKIASAQLAQVTGTVLDLREIDLSLSSIVDTSVEVDRPPTEVKPPSIPEILRQSPSF